From a single Lactococcus allomyrinae genomic region:
- the metE gene encoding 5-methyltetrahydropteroyltriglutamate--homocysteine S-methyltransferase, with product MKKSIIAFPRIGENRELKFALEKYFRKEISEKELQQVAKVIRLTNWQQQKNVGIEFPISNDFSFYDQTLDLSIALNAIPERYEELNLNKLDTLFALARGFQDEAHDVTARPMKKWFNTNYHYLVPEINSKTTIKANFSKLIDEYREAKESGIETKPTIIGPYTFLTLAEYLEDTTVETVLSEVINAYHQLLVSLNQENVKWLQIEEPALVLDQSKEKIVLFEKIYQELLKHKNKVKVQLQTYFGDIRDSYTSVCKLDFDGIGLDFVEGRETVALIQKYGFPKNKLLFAGIVNGKNIWRNNYQQSLEVLNAIKTEAQIIVNTSCSLQHVPVTTKNETKLDKDILKHFAFANEKLEEISQLADIYFTENEQLLHQNEVLFNEKRIQENLQLKQAIDHLAEKDFVRQPSLEKRRNLQNEALHLPLLPTTTIGSFPQTVEVRRARLNHKKGELSSEAYDTFLEEKIRECIELQEKIGLNVLVHGEFERNDMVEYFGEQLDGYVFTQKAWVQSYGTRCVKPPIVWGDITRPHSMTVRWSTFAQDQTAKPVKGMLTGPVTILNWSFPREDISLRESTLQLALAVQAEVLDLEKAGIKIIQIDEAALREKLPLRKSDWYSEYLDWAIPAFRLVHSKVRPETQIHTHMCYSEFEDIISSIDAMDADVISFEASRSELSIIDALKTHHFQTLVGPGVYDIHSPRVPSTNEIKTQISRILDKLPLEQVWINPDCGLKTRGNKETILSLEHLVEATNLIRSGVNEYGEQTKENAFV from the coding sequence ATGAAAAAATCAATTATTGCTTTCCCACGTATCGGTGAAAATCGTGAATTAAAATTTGCCCTTGAAAAATATTTTCGTAAAGAAATATCAGAAAAAGAGCTACAACAAGTCGCCAAAGTTATTCGTTTAACAAACTGGCAACAGCAAAAAAATGTCGGGATTGAGTTCCCGATTTCTAACGATTTTTCATTTTACGACCAAACGTTGGATTTATCTATTGCCCTCAATGCTATTCCTGAGCGTTACGAAGAATTAAATTTAAACAAGCTTGATACCTTATTTGCCCTTGCGCGTGGTTTTCAAGATGAAGCACACGATGTAACGGCTAGACCAATGAAAAAATGGTTCAACACAAACTATCACTATTTAGTTCCAGAAATAAATAGTAAAACAACAATCAAAGCGAACTTCTCTAAACTTATTGACGAATATAGAGAAGCAAAAGAGAGTGGCATTGAAACTAAACCAACGATTATCGGACCTTATACTTTTTTAACTTTAGCTGAGTATCTAGAGGATACCACAGTAGAAACTGTTTTATCGGAAGTCATCAATGCCTATCATCAACTCCTAGTCTCTCTTAATCAAGAAAATGTAAAGTGGTTACAAATTGAAGAACCTGCTCTTGTTTTGGATCAAAGCAAAGAAAAAATTGTATTATTTGAAAAAATCTATCAAGAACTGTTAAAGCACAAAAATAAAGTTAAAGTGCAGCTACAAACCTATTTTGGAGACATCCGTGATAGTTATACTAGTGTATGTAAACTTGATTTTGATGGCATCGGACTCGATTTTGTTGAAGGAAGAGAAACCGTAGCACTTATTCAGAAATATGGTTTTCCTAAGAATAAATTATTATTTGCAGGAATCGTTAATGGAAAAAATATTTGGCGCAATAATTATCAACAATCACTTGAAGTTTTAAATGCTATAAAAACAGAAGCACAAATCATTGTCAATACAAGTTGCTCTCTACAACACGTACCGGTAACGACCAAAAATGAGACTAAGCTAGACAAGGATATTTTAAAACATTTTGCATTCGCAAATGAAAAATTAGAAGAAATTAGCCAGCTTGCTGACATCTATTTCACTGAAAATGAACAATTACTCCATCAAAATGAAGTATTATTTAATGAAAAACGAATACAAGAAAATTTGCAATTGAAACAAGCGATTGACCATTTAGCTGAGAAAGATTTTGTTCGTCAACCCAGTCTGGAAAAACGTCGCAACCTTCAAAATGAAGCATTACATTTACCACTTTTACCTACAACAACAATTGGTTCATTTCCTCAAACCGTAGAAGTCCGGCGAGCGCGTCTGAATCATAAAAAGGGTGAATTGAGCAGTGAAGCCTATGATACATTTCTAGAAGAAAAAATCCGTGAATGCATTGAGCTTCAAGAAAAAATAGGTTTAAATGTTTTGGTTCATGGTGAATTTGAAAGAAATGACATGGTGGAGTATTTTGGCGAACAACTCGACGGATATGTGTTTACTCAAAAAGCTTGGGTACAATCTTATGGTACGCGTTGCGTTAAACCACCTATTGTCTGGGGAGATATTACTAGACCTCATTCGATGACAGTTCGTTGGTCAACTTTTGCTCAAGACCAGACAGCTAAACCTGTCAAAGGAATGCTTACAGGACCTGTCACCATCTTAAATTGGAGCTTTCCAAGAGAAGATATAAGCTTACGGGAAAGTACCTTGCAATTGGCTTTGGCTGTTCAGGCAGAGGTCTTAGATTTAGAAAAAGCGGGAATTAAAATCATTCAAATTGATGAAGCGGCTTTGAGAGAGAAACTACCTTTACGAAAAAGTGATTGGTATAGTGAATACTTAGATTGGGCTATTCCAGCGTTTAGACTTGTTCATTCAAAAGTAAGACCAGAAACACAGATTCATACTCATATGTGTTACTCAGAGTTTGAAGATATTATTTCATCTATTGATGCAATGGATGCCGATGTTATTTCTTTTGAAGCAAGTCGCAGCGAATTATCTATTATTGATGCACTAAAGACCCACCATTTCCAAACGCTTGTAGGACCAGGGGTTTATGATATTCATTCTCCAAGAGTTCCTAGTACCAATGAAATCAAAACACAAATTTCGCGAATTTTAGACAAACTTCCATTAGAACAAGTCTGGATTAATCCAGATTGTGGATTAAAAACGCGTGGAAATAAAGAGACCATTTTAAGTCTTGAACATTTAGTTGAAGCGACGAATTTAATTAGAAGTGGGGTTAACGAGTATGGTGAACAAACCAAAGAAAATGCTTTCGTTTGA